The genome window GTCCCTCATCTTATAATCTGTGGCCATGGGGTCCCTCCCGTTGAAAACGTCCCTGCAAGAATTCTGCTCGGTTGAATTTCAAAGCATCAGGGCGGAGTTTGAAGCCGCCGGCGATGGCCAGTCCGCCGCGCGGGCGCGCGCACAAGCCGTCGACCAGGTCATCCGTGAACTCTACAAAACCCACATCGCCTCACTAACCGAAACCGGAGACGACCTTTGCGTGGTGGCGCTTGGCGGATACGGGCGGCGGGAGTTGTTCCCTCACTCCGATATTGATCTCCTGTTCGTTTCCAGCCGGAGTGCCACTCAGACCCGGTGCCGCGAAGCAATCGGCCTGTTTGTCCGCTCGCTTTGGGACTTGCGGCTGCGGGCCTCTCAGACTTGCAGGACGCTGGACGATTGCAGCGTTCTCCACAGGGACAACCTGGAATTCAATATTGCACTGCTGGACCTCCGCTATGTGGCGGGACCTGAAAGCCTGTTCGCCGAACTTCATGACATCCGGGTCCCGCGGCTTCTCGTTAAGGATGGCGATAGCCTGTTGGCCAATTTGATTGACCTGACCCGCGAGCGTCATCACAAGTACGGAGACACCATTTTCCACCTGGAGCCGAACATCAAGGAAGCGCCGGGAGGCTTTCGCGACCTTCACGTTGTCCGCTGGCTCAACATCATCTCTCGACTGGCATCCAGCGGGCATTGGAAATCGCCCGCCGACCTCAGCCCGCTCCCGAATACAACGGCGGCCGGCCAGGCATTTCAATTCCTCGCCGCCACTCGCTGCTTTCTCCATTACCGCCAGGACCGCGACGACAATCGGCTGAGTTACGAGTTGCAGGATGCCGCTGCCGCCCGCGGCATTGGAACCAGCTTCGGACGGGAGGTTGCGCCCGCCGACTGGATGCGCTCCTATTTTCGCCATGCCAGGACCATCAAGCGCCTGGCCGGCGAAACCATGGAGGAAGTCCAGCCGGGCCGCCTGGCCCTTTACAACCTCTATCGAGACTGGAAGTCGCGCGTCTCAAACCTCGACTTCTCGGCGGTGCGAGGAAAGATTTTGCTGAAATGGCCGTCCGAGGCGCGCGATTTTGGTTACCTGATGCGCCTGTTCGAGTTCATCGCGAGGCACGGGCTTGAAATGAGTCGCGAAGCAGAGCTATGGGTGCAGCAGTCGCTTTCCGGCGGGCTGGGCAGTGCACAGAACCAGCCCCAATTCTGGCCGCAATTCTGCCGCATTCTTTCCCTGCCCCACGCCATCGACGCGCTCCGGGCCATGCACCGTTCTGGCTGGCTCGAGGAGTTTTTCCCTGAACTCCGCGCGATCGACGCGCTGGTGATCAGGGATTTTTACCATCGCTACACGGTTGACGAGCACTCGCTTTTGACCATCCAGAATATTTGCGCTCTGAGAAACGCGGAAAGCGAATGGGACCGGAAATTCGGAGAAATCCGGGC of Terriglobia bacterium contains these proteins:
- the glnD gene encoding [protein-PII] uridylyltransferase; this encodes MKTSLQEFCSVEFQSIRAEFEAAGDGQSAARARAQAVDQVIRELYKTHIASLTETGDDLCVVALGGYGRRELFPHSDIDLLFVSSRSATQTRCREAIGLFVRSLWDLRLRASQTCRTLDDCSVLHRDNLEFNIALLDLRYVAGPESLFAELHDIRVPRLLVKDGDSLLANLIDLTRERHHKYGDTIFHLEPNIKEAPGGFRDLHVVRWLNIISRLASSGHWKSPADLSPLPNTTAAGQAFQFLAATRCFLHYRQDRDDNRLSYELQDAAAARGIGTSFGREVAPADWMRSYFRHARTIKRLAGETMEEVQPGRLALYNLYRDWKSRVSNLDFSAVRGKILLKWPSEARDFGYLMRLFEFIARHGLEMSREAELWVQQSLSGGLGSAQNQPQFWPQFCRILSLPHAIDALRAMHRSGWLEEFFPELRAIDALVIRDFYHRYTVDEHSLLTIQNICALRNAESEWDRKFGEIRAELEGPHLLLFALLFHDVGKGMAAENHIDGSLQAVEQVFTRIQVGPEERQTIRFLIRWHLEMSVSFQHRDIFDPATVRHMMEVVGSQNRLKMLTLLTYADIKSVNPEAMTPWKAEMLWTLYVATSNALARSLDSDRIVSGEEAVLAERGAASLERNGALPEGAGKFLEGLPKRYLRIHSAEEIETHYLMAQGISRNPVQTLLRNRGHCWELMVLTRDRPRLFASLAGVLTAWGMNIVSAEAFANSAGIVLDTFRFVDLFHTLDLNPAERDRLQQTIDDTLTGRKGLDELMGGRIHRETRSAAGPKVPTAIRFDETSSSHSTVLELTTQDRPGLLYQISSLLAGHRCNIEVAAIDTQGRKAIDVFYLTIDGNKLSSSDKQAIEDALLTFLR